A window of Novosphingobium terrae contains these coding sequences:
- the manD gene encoding D-mannonate dehydratase ManD, whose amino-acid sequence MKIQSARVIVTCPGRNFVTLKIETDQGVYGIGDATLNGREKSVVSYLEDHVIPCLIGKDPRQIEDIWQYLYRGAYWRRGPVTMRAIAAVDVALWDIKAKMAGMPLYQLLGGRSRDGVMVYGHANGSDIGETVEAVGQYIDLGYKAIRAQTGVPGIKDAYGVGRGKLFYEPADAALPSLTGWDTHKALNYVPKLFEKLRETYGFDHHLLHDGHHRYTPTEAAQLGKALEPFRLFWLEDVTPAENQEAFKLIRQHTTTPLAVGEIFNTIWDAKDLIQNQLVDYIRATIVGAGGVTHLRRIADLASLYQIRTGCHGATDLSPVTMGTALHFDTWVPNFGIQEYMRHTPETDEVFPHDYSFDKGLLYCGETPGHGVDIDETLAAKYEYKPAYLPVARLEDGTMWNW is encoded by the coding sequence ATGAAAATCCAGTCAGCGCGCGTGATCGTCACCTGCCCCGGGCGCAATTTCGTCACGCTCAAGATCGAGACGGATCAGGGCGTCTATGGCATCGGCGATGCCACGCTGAACGGGCGTGAAAAGTCGGTGGTCAGCTATCTGGAAGACCATGTGATCCCCTGCCTGATCGGCAAGGACCCCCGCCAGATCGAGGATATCTGGCAATATCTCTATCGCGGGGCCTATTGGCGCCGTGGCCCCGTCACCATGCGCGCCATCGCCGCGGTGGACGTGGCGCTGTGGGACATCAAGGCCAAGATGGCGGGCATGCCGCTCTATCAGCTGCTGGGCGGGCGCAGCCGCGATGGCGTGATGGTCTATGGTCATGCCAATGGCAGCGACATTGGCGAGACCGTCGAGGCGGTGGGCCAGTATATCGATCTGGGTTACAAGGCGATCCGGGCCCAGACCGGCGTGCCGGGCATCAAGGATGCCTATGGCGTGGGCCGCGGCAAGCTGTTCTATGAGCCCGCCGATGCCGCCCTGCCCAGCCTGACCGGCTGGGACACGCACAAGGCCTTGAACTATGTGCCCAAGCTGTTTGAGAAGCTGCGCGAGACCTATGGTTTCGACCATCATCTGCTGCATGACGGCCATCACCGCTACACCCCAACCGAAGCCGCGCAGCTTGGCAAGGCGCTGGAACCGTTCCGCCTGTTCTGGCTGGAGGATGTGACCCCGGCGGAAAATCAGGAAGCCTTCAAGCTGATCCGCCAGCACACCACCACGCCGCTGGCCGTGGGCGAGATCTTCAACACCATCTGGGATGCCAAGGATCTGATCCAGAACCAGCTGGTGGACTATATCCGCGCCACCATCGTGGGCGCGGGCGGCGTGACGCATCTGCGCCGCATCGCCGATCTGGCCAGCCTCTATCAGATCCGCACCGGCTGCCATGGCGCCACCGACCTTTCGCCCGTCACCATGGGCACGGCGCTGCATTTCGACACCTGGGTGCCCAATTTCGGCATTCAGGAGTATATGCGCCACACGCCGGAAACCGATGAGGTTTTCCCCCACGATTACAGCTTCGACAAGGGCCTGCTCTATTGCGGCGAAACCCCCGGCCACGGCGTGGACATCGACGAAACGCTGGCCGCGAAATATGAATACAAGCCCGCTTACCTGCCCGTTGCCCGCCTTGAGGATGGCACCATGTGGAACTGGTAA
- a CDS encoding FadR/GntR family transcriptional regulator translates to MIDHPSGHALPQDRLYQDLARKLIAELADGHFAIGDRLPAERELAQTYNVSRPTVREAVIALEVQGLVEVRVGSGAYVRRLPGQDDAPGFNITAFELTEARLLFEGEAAALAATQITAEELAELEELVKAIDLENTIPGGSEKADRAFHLAIARATRNAAILEAVERLWTLRATSPESALLHEKARVANIKPVVDEHTAVLLALRARDPVAARTAMHSHLTAVLESLLFATEEKAIQEARRAAQARRARYVRVTS, encoded by the coding sequence ATGATCGATCATCCATCGGGCCATGCCCTGCCTCAGGATCGCCTGTATCAGGATCTGGCGCGCAAGCTGATCGCCGAGCTGGCCGATGGTCATTTCGCCATCGGCGACCGCCTGCCCGCAGAACGCGAACTGGCTCAGACCTACAATGTCAGCCGCCCCACTGTACGTGAGGCAGTGATCGCGCTGGAGGTGCAGGGGCTGGTCGAGGTGAGGGTAGGGTCGGGCGCCTATGTCAGGCGCCTGCCCGGGCAGGACGATGCGCCCGGCTTCAACATCACCGCTTTCGAGCTGACCGAAGCGCGCCTGCTGTTCGAAGGCGAGGCCGCCGCTTTGGCCGCAACCCAGATCACCGCTGAAGAGCTGGCCGAGCTGGAAGAGTTGGTCAAGGCAATCGATCTGGAGAACACGATCCCCGGCGGCAGCGAGAAAGCCGACCGTGCCTTCCATCTGGCCATTGCCCGCGCCACCCGCAATGCCGCCATTCTTGAGGCGGTGGAGCGCCTGTGGACCTTGCGCGCGACATCGCCGGAAAGTGCATTGCTTCATGAAAAGGCGCGCGTCGCCAACATCAAGCCGGTGGTGGATGAACATACCGCCGTGCTGCTGGCTTTGCGGGCGCGCGATCCGGTCGCAGCGCGCACGGCCATGCACAGCCATCTGACCGCCGTGCTGGAAAGCCTGCTCTTCGCCACCGAGGAAAAGGCCATTCAGGAAGCCCGCCGCGCCGCGCAAGCCCGCCGTGCCCGATACGTCCGCGTCACCTCATAA